DNA from Salvelinus alpinus chromosome 17, SLU_Salpinus.1, whole genome shotgun sequence:
taacagtaaacattacactcacaaaagttccaaaagaataaagaaatgttttatgtcaaattatgtctatgtacagtgttgtagtgaaaataaataaacataaatataggttgtatttacaatggtgtttgttcttcactggttgcccttttcttctgGCAACGGGTcataaatcttgctgctgtgatttcacattgtggtatttcacccagtagatatgggattggattctctctctctctctctctctatctctcttcctctagtCAACACTTTGACATAACATTGTAATATAGCAATGGCATAACAATATGTTTTGATCACCAATGTCAACTTATGTCAAGTGGCTTTGCATTGCCATGCCTACTAAATGTTGTTTCTTGTTTGAGGCAAAGGAGACAACGGTCGTTCAAAAGAGATACTCTCTCAGTGAATCTCCTAAACAGGTAGCTACTGTATGGGGATGAGATACTGTCGATATAACACAGAAGCTTTTATACATTTCTCCAACCATATGGCTTTATCTAATCAAGTAATTGAGTCCTGGGGTAAACCAacaccccccctcccacacacacactaacacacacacacacactaacacacacactaacacacagacacacacacacactcacacacacacacacacacacacaccatacggCAGGAAGGCATCGGAATGGCTCTACTCTACAACACAATACAGAGGTGAGTGGTAACGACCGCATCATCAACACTCTAATCAGGGTGGATAGGTCCCTCATGATCAACCCCCTACATTTCTACACAGACCACGGAGGAGCTGTCCTATAAGCATTATCTTTGGAAAACTTTAGCGTTTCTAGAAAAATGTTAGTGGAGTCAATTTTTTCGCATGCAAATATTGAAAGTACTATTGACTTCTTGTAGGTGAGCATATAGTCCAAACTACATTTCAGTATATTGCATTTTGATTTGCATTGGATATGAATGCTTCAGTGAAAGCATTCACTGACAGTCCAAAGCTATTGCGTTCATCAGGAGTTGACAATAGATTAGCTTCAAGCTAAAAGCTGGTTTACCATATCTGTTGTTCATTACCTCCCAATCATTTCTGATCAAAGAAATAGAACTATTGCCACGTTAACATGTGATTGGAAATGCATGTCTTTAAATGCAAAACACAAAAAGTCAGACTATTAACATGCTAATAGGAACATTCACATTGCAGGGCTATTACTGTAGCTGAACAATGGACTAAAACAGCACTTTAGAGCACATTGATTAAAGATTAACAAAAAAGgtaaagacaaaaaaaacactacATGGAaatacagtgagtgtacaaaacattaggaacaccttcctaatattaaatTGCACTCCCTTTTgggctcagaacagcctcaatttgccggggcatggactttacaaggtgtcaaaagcgttccacagggatgctggcttatgttgactccaatgtttcccacagttgtgtcaactggctggatgtcctttgggtgttgaaccattcttgatacataaggaaaactgttgagtgtggaaaaaccctgcagcgttgcagttcttgacatattcaaaccggtgcgcctggcacctactaccatacctcgtttaAAATGTGCCTtgaccattcaccctctaaatggcacacatacacaatgtatttctcaattgtctcaaggcttggaAATATTTCTTTAACCTggatcctccccttcatctacactgatttaagtggatttaacaggtgacatcaataagggatcatagctttcaccaagattcacctggtcagtctgtcatggaaagagcaggtgttcctaatgttttgtacactcaatgtatagtCATATGTCTGTCATGTCAGCTCTGCATAAGGGGACaaattatttttacattgtaaaagAAAATGAGTggacattttaattgaaaacccTGATCTCATTGTGCCTTCTCTAAGAACCCAATGTAGGTACCCTAcactgtggtcccgtgtggctcagttggtagagcatggcgcttgcaacgccagggttgtgggttcattccccacggggggaccaggatgaatatgtatgaactttccaatttgtaagtcgctctggataagagcgtctgctaaatgacttaaatgtaaatgtaccctATTTGACTTATTCATGGAAAATAACAAGTTCATCTTGTTTTGTTGTGCATCTGTATGCCTCTCTAGATTCTAAATGGAAAAGGAACTCAGCCTTTGATGTTCCATCATGGCGAAGGTTGAATCAAGGTTGATGATTGGTCGATTGTGAGACCGGAACGTCAGTAATAAGATCCAATCCGTGGAGCATCACGATCACCATCTGTCAGAGTTTCTTTTCAATTTAATATACCACTTTTCTCCATACATCCTAATCTTTTAAACATAATGGTGCCCACTGCAATCAGTCAGGCATCCACTGCAACAAGGAGGCCTGACCGTGGATGTTCATAATGATTGGTCATGTATTTAGTGTTTTAGTGTCTTGTACAGGGAGAAGGCACACCAGGAGtatctctctgtttcctctctatccctctgtttcGCCTTTGTTCcctatctacactgaacaaaaatataaacacaacatgtaaagtgttggtctcatgtttcatgagctgaactaAAAAAAATCCATGAAACgtttcatacacacaaaaagcatatttttgtttatatccctgttagtgagcatttctcctttgccaagataatccatccacctgacaggtgtgacatatcaaaaactgattaaacagcatgatcgttacacaggtgcaccttgtgctgggggcaataaaaggccactttaaaaatgtgcagttttacaacacaataccacagatgtcttaCATTTCAAGGGAgcgcgcaattggcatgctgactacaggaatgtccatcagctgcctccaacgttgttttagagaatttggcagtacgtccaactggcctcacaaccgcagaccacgtgtaaccacgccaacccaggacatACACAACCgggttcttcacctgtgggatcgtctgggGGTGtgctgatgagtatttctgtctgtaataaagtcaatttgtggggaaaaactcattctgattggctggacctggctcaccaatgggtgggcctggctgccaagtgggtgggcctatgccctcccaggcacacccatggctgcacccctgccaagtgatgtgaaattcatagattagggcctaatttatttatttcaattgaatgatttccttatatgaactgtaactaagtaaaattgttgaaattgttgcatgtggcGTTGATAGAGAAGAGAGACTGAAGAGAGGCTGAAGAGAGGCTGAAGAGAGACTGAAGAAAGGCTGAaaagaggatgaagagaggatgaagagaggctGAAGAAAGACTGAAGAGAGGATTAAGAGAGGCTGAAGAAAGGCTgaagagaggatgaagagaggctGATAACaaaagacaaaaaacaacaagTGACCTAAAGTACCCTTGATTGACACAAAAGCGCAGCTTCTGTGTGGCACACTTTGGATAATAGTACCTTCACATATGTACCTACAATGGTCGTATttgaatgatgtatagttctacTACTTTCTTGTATGTCTACGCTATTAGCTTTTAGGTTGTACAGCGGCCTTGCCCCCATGACCCCCAGTCTGCACGGCGTCGGTGTGAACGAGCGCGCTAACGACGTGTGAACCATCAGGCATGCTGTTGCCGTGACATTCCTGGGTTCCAGAACAATGGCGCCTATAGACAggtgtacacccctcaccccgcGCAAGATGGCATATGCCATTTGGTCCCCCTATCGTTATGTTAAACAGGGCCACTTAGAACCGTTACATTCACGCCTAATGGACAGGGCGACTGGCACCTCAACACCACCAGTTATCTGATTGTATCCGGCCTAGGTAGCTGTGGATGTCTAACCTACTAACTAACAAGGCATAAACTACATTGAATTACAGGCCTCATTTTATTTATATGTTTAACTGTTGCCTTGAACAGTTTTTGTTTTACAAAGTTCGACTTACTTAGGCAACACCCTGACACAAACCAATTAAATATATGGCACACAGAAGTGTCAaacagtgtctctgtgtgtaaccTCTTCTGGGGGTTGACCCGGTCAGTGAATTTCATGGCACCTTGGGCACTTTAGCGAGGTTTTACGGCGTCATATTGTTCCTGTCGGCTCGGTTAATTTCCCTCCCGGTCCCACTGCGAACACATGCGAGAGAACAGCGCCTCTTTTCATGCAAGTCGGGTGGTTTCCCGCAGAGCTCCTGCAGTGGAGAGCATGAATGAAGAGCACGGTCCTTTGTGTGGAAAGAGGAGAACGGTGCGCTTGTCTGCAGCGCGTTAATACAAATGTCTCCTTGCCTGTGTGTGCGTAAATGCTGCCATTGTACGTGGATAATTCAGGGAGGTTGGAGTCCATTTTTAACCAAAGCACAGTTGACATGGCATAGGCTATAACACATAGCCCCATACCCCCTTAATGGCTCCGTAAAAACACGCAGTTGTGCAGAATTGCCGAAATAAAAAGTTGGCCTACATCTGAATTGTTGTTAAACTAATAGTTCATGATAAGGTGTTCAGTGACACACATTATAGTTTCAGTGGCCGTGTTGCTTTGTTCCAACAGAGGACGCTCCAGCTTCAGTTAGGAGCAATTATCTGAGGAACCGCGTTTATTCTAGGCCTATTTCCATTAGGCAGGCTACATGGAATGTCACCTGAGAGCGTTCAACAAACTCTTGTGGGTTTATAAACGGTGTTTTGAAGATAACATTCTGATTCAATTAGGCCTGTCTAttgtttttaaataaatacaacattTTGAGGGTAATTAGTGATTTaaaaaagaaggaaagaaataggAAATTGTGTATGCATTCTATAATACTGTTTTAAACGTAATTTCTACTAAATATTTTTTTCGTTTGTTGTAGCAAGCCGAATTAGTTATCATCAGTGGCCTTTCGCACCAGTGCAGACAGGTGACAACAGGACATTTAAGTATTTGCATAATCTTCTTCGGAATGCGCTTCGTCTGCAATCAATTAGCAATTTTGGATTGTAATGTGAATAGATTCTGGTCTGCAAGCCAAGTGCGTCCATCATCGATCGGGCACCTGCGGTCAGCAAGGATCCTAGTGGTGCGTATTTTGGGGCGGGTGTGTCTTGAGGCGGGGATATCCTtgcccaccccctctccccctcagctGCTATATCAGGGGACAGACTCCCTGCTCCAACTTATCTTTTATCTGGTGGTCGATTGAATCATCCTTTTATCAACAACTGCGCCTCTTTGGAAACAATAAAGTATCTTTGGACTTTTGGAGTGGACAGCTTCTGTGTGCTGCATCGAGTGGTGCATAGTGAAGTGTCTTGGAACGCTGTGATTCAATTCCTTCCCTGAGAGGTTTGGGAGACGGGCACCACCCTGCAAGGAAAGAGCAGAAGTCACTCTTCATCTGCAAAAACAGAAATATTCCAGGCGTGCAAAGATGCCTCGGTCATTCCTTGTCAAGAAGTATTTCACCAACAAGAGGCCAAATTACAGCGAGTTGGAAAGCCAGAATGGTAAATTGTTTAAATCAAAACTTCTAATTCTGCACAAAGTTGTGAGCTATTTTTGTTAAAATGACTATGAGAACACATGTATATTTTAATCGAGGTTAGCCTAGATTTTAAGTAGTGTAGCCTAGCAGCAAGTGCACCTCATAACGGTTCGATGTCATGAATTCACCTTGGTGAGCGCTCAACTAAAAAAATAGACCGTTTTCCGTTGATACATCCTCATGAACCCGTTTAACAGTCGGGATCACGTCCCCTCCAGTGTTTTGGCGATCCGGTGTCAATAAGCTGCGGAAATAGCGTTGCTGCAACCCGGACTCAGgagtagatgtaacatagtaaaagtaaatcCGGGATACTTCAAATAGTATCTTACGTGGACgtcatcatccatttcgtatgtatgttacgaatttgctaaatGTATGATAATGTAATGATTTCCAATTTTTTGTTGCCAACATTAgcgttactaacgttagctaggtggctaacattagctaggtttaaggttagggggaaaagggttaggggaaaggttagctaacatgctaaatagTTGCAAAGAACTAAGTAGTTGCGTCCACCACAACCGACCAAcctactttcgtttttgccttaagtaaccttctgtcttatgtaaccataccaaacttaACATATTATATTTATTTGAGTTTCCCGGATTTCCATTTACAATATTAAGTCTGGTCTATGAGATGAGGTTGGCTTAATAGGCCTATTTGGTGAGGagccagagaggcaggcagacaaTAATGGCTAGTGTGTGAATACGGTTGTCAACCTTGGCACCTAGTGTGTAACAAGGTGCACAAGACGCTTAACAGGAAAGGGTTCACATTTTCTATTGGTgcatttaagtgtgtgtgtgtgaaagagttgTGGCCCATCTCTTTGCGGCAAGTGCCCATGGTGAATTGGGAAGTTTGCTAATCGAGTCATATGGCTGGAACAGGGCTGCGTTGAACGCTGAGTTTGACTGTAACAAGACACTGAGAAGGAAAACAAGTTACCTGTGTAATTAGATTTAACTGACTCTTTCTCACCCACTCCAGCTCTCTCTAAACATTTATaacatctctcccccctctctctcagcagtcatACCAGAGTGCTATCCTCTTGCTGAGCTCCCGATGAGGGACAACAGCTCTGTGCTGACCTACTACCCCACCGCCCTGCTCTTCAACATGGACGCCCTCCCAGCACCTCTCTCCCCTGTGTCCCCCGTCTCCCTCACGGGTCCTGTGGACCTCAGCAGCTCCCCCTCCAGCAGCAgtggggaggatgaggaggaggcagGGCGCACATCGGACCCCCCCAGCCCTGTACCCCCCCACCACATCTACCACTGCCTCCACTGCAGCAAGACCTATAGCAGCCCCTCAGGCCTCTCCAGGCACCAGCTCACCCACTGCCCCAGGGGCAGCGAGATCAGCTCCGTACCCAGCCAGGCCTTGCCTCGACCAGCCTTCCACTGCAAAAACTGCCCAAAGGAGTACACCAGCCTTGGGGCTCTGAAGATGCACATCCGCTCACACACCCTGCCCTGCGTCTGCACCACCTGTGGAAAGGCCTTCTCCAGACCCTGGCTGCTCAGAGGACACATCCGCACGCACACTGGTGAGTCTTACCCTCTACATTCTTATGGCACTGGGATTGTTATAGGGGTCTTTACTACACTGTTGGATAGTTGTACACATTGTAATTACATAGTAATAACCCTTATttatttcactatttttattgTTTCACTAACTTCTCTTggacctgcactgttggagcttaaGAATtccactgtaccctgcaattacatctgcgaccctgtgcatgtgaccaataaacccATTTTTCTGTCGGGCCCAGTTCAAACTGGTTGAAGCTTAGGGATTGGCCAGGGATTGATATTCATTAATGTCCCCTGAGGTGTAAACACATGTTATTGCTCCTTGTAACACTATCTTATCTCTGTGTTTATGCGAGGAAAGAAGTCAATCAAAGGCTTTAGTCAGCAAAGGGGATTGCACATCGTTGATGTTTTGGTTACACAATCTTTATCAAGACAAGTCTCCtaacatctttctctctccctttcaggtGAGCGTCCGTTCTCCTGCCAACACTGTAACCGTGCATTTGCGGACCGCTCCAACCTGCGGGCCCACATGCAGACCCACTCTGAGGTGAAGAAGTACCAGTGTGGTTCCTGCTCTCGCACCTTCAGCCGGATGTCCCTGCTACACAAACACACTGCCTCCGGCTGCTGCCCTGCCTCCTAGACACACACTGACCCAGCGGCTTAGAACGTTTGGCCGAAGATGACACGGTTGTTCAATTCCCCATAAGGGATGTTTACTGCGATAcagactgtaagttgctctgggtgAAAGTAGGAACCGACTGTAGTGGGTTGAAAGACCCAGGACCACTCAGACAATGTTTAGGGGGGGGTGGATCCCCAAACACTGTCATCCATCAATTTGGAGGGCTATTAGGCACCCCCATTGAGCAACCTCGTGGCCTGAAGGACAGGGATGGGAGGGTGTTGCCTATAAGTGAACTCTTTTGAATTCTGAAGTGCCTtccatttgtaaaaaaatatataaaaaaactgaCAATTGAAAACAAGTAAATGTTTTTCATATTGTTGTTATGCATAGAGACTTGGTGTTGAATGTGAGGTCAAtcaagtgtatatgtgtgtggagGGAGCAGCTGGACATGCAGTTAATTCCCAGCATACCCCTCGGTCCTGGCTGGTCCGGGACTGTGACCATAGTGCAGCTGCTGGCGTGTGTGTAGAAAGTGAATGTCGTCTCTCATAGTCCACATACACAGCATACATGTATTGGGACAGGTGTGGACAGCTGTCTGTATGGTGTTCTGTGGAGGCAGGATACTGAGAGATGTGTTAGCTCTGACCTCAAAAGTTGACCCTCATCTCTTCTCACCCCTCATCCCCTCACCCCTTCTCCCTTATCTCCTCTTCCCTTATCTCTTCACTCCTCCCCTTACCTCCTCACTTTCTTCCCCTCACTCACAACCTCTTCGTCCCTCTGTTTTTGGGTCACAAGTCAGTTGACCATATCAGAATGACCAAAGGCAGTCTAAGTCCTATATCCAATAGGTAACTGAACCAAAGCCATTTGAACCATCTGCGCTTTAAcattttcaaatcaaacttttatAAATGCCTCAAATAATTTTGTGCAAGATTTTATACAGATTTTTTATAACGAGAGTTTGTATGTGCCACCTTTGCCAATTTGTCAGGAACATGATGCTCTATTTAAGCTACAAATAACTTTGTGATTTATcatgagatgtgttgatatgattCCTAAACCAGCAGAGATGTTCCTTTCCACTGCTTGCCATATGTAAATAAAGCTTTGTCTTAAATCTGTTCTTggtctgttattggcagaggaggttggtggcaacttaattggggaggatgggcccatggtaatggctggtgcagaattagtggaatggtatcaaatacattccTTTTCACTCCGTTCAAATATTATTTTGCAACTATAACTATACATGTATTGTACTGTTGTTACCGCACAATAACCACACCgtgtaacattttatttgtcacattggcccagcgttgtccagtttagggttttgccggggtaggccgtcattgtaaaataagaatttgttcttaactgacttgcctagttaaataaagcttacatttttttaaataaatataaaaataagaATACAATACAAGAATacaaggtgtagaccttaccgtgaaatgcttacttacaagcccttaaccaacaatgcagatatAAGAACTTATTTAGTAAATAAAGCAAAGTAAAAAAACAAATTACACAATAAAGGTActttgtacatataggtaggggtaataAATGTTGATATAGTATTTTAGTTAGTCATTGTATATTGTGTACAGATTAGTTGAGGtactttgtacatgtaggtaggggtaataaATGTTGATATAGTACTTTAGAGGtactttgtacatgtaggtaggggtaataaATGTTGATATAGTACTTTAGAGGtactttgtacatgtaggtaggggtaataaATGTTGATATAGTATTTTAGTTAGTCATTGTATATtgtgtacaggttagtcgaggtactttgtacatgtaggtaggggtaataaATGTTGATATAGTACTTTAGAGGtactttgtacatgtaggtaggggtaataaATGTTGATATAGTACTTTAGAGGTActttgtacatataggtaggggtaataAATGTTGATATAGTACTTTAGAGGtactttgtacatgtaggtaggggtaatacatgttgatatagtATTTTAGTTAGTCATT
Protein-coding regions in this window:
- the snai1b gene encoding snail family zinc finger 1b isoform X1 codes for the protein MPRSFLVKKYFTNKRPNYSELESQNAVIPECYPLAELPMRDNSSVLTYYPTALLFNMDALPAPLSPVSPVSLTGPVDLSSSPSSSSGEDEEEAGRTSDPPSPVPPHHIYHCLHCSKTYSSPSGLSRHQLTHCPRGSEISSVPSQALPRPAFHCKNCPKEYTSLGALKMHIRSHTLPCVCTTCGKAFSRPWLLRGHIRTHTGERPFSCQHCNRAFADRSNLRAHMQTHSEVKKYQCGSCSRTFSRMSLLHKHTASGCCPAS
- the snai1b gene encoding snail family zinc finger 1b isoform X2; translation: MPRSFLVKKYFTNKRPNYSELESQNVIPECYPLAELPMRDNSSVLTYYPTALLFNMDALPAPLSPVSPVSLTGPVDLSSSPSSSSGEDEEEAGRTSDPPSPVPPHHIYHCLHCSKTYSSPSGLSRHQLTHCPRGSEISSVPSQALPRPAFHCKNCPKEYTSLGALKMHIRSHTLPCVCTTCGKAFSRPWLLRGHIRTHTGERPFSCQHCNRAFADRSNLRAHMQTHSEVKKYQCGSCSRTFSRMSLLHKHTASGCCPAS